From Nomascus leucogenys isolate Asia chromosome 15, Asia_NLE_v1, whole genome shotgun sequence, a single genomic window includes:
- the RPS25 gene encoding 40S ribosomal protein S25 — MPPKDDKKKKDAGKSAKKDKDPVNKSGGKAKKKKWSKGKVRDKLNNLVLFDKATYDKLCKEVPNYKLITPAVVSERLKIRGSLARAALQELLSKGLIKLVSKHRAQVIYTRNTKGGDAPAAGEDA, encoded by the exons ATG CCGCCCAAGGACGATAAGAAGAAGAAGGACGCTGGAAAGTCGGCCAAGAAAGACAAAGACCCAGTGAACAAATCCGGGGGCAAGGccaaaaaaaag AAGTGGTCGAAAGGCAAAGTTCGGGACAAGCTCAATAACTTAGTCTTGTTTGACAAAGCTACCTATGACAAACTCTGTAAGGAAGTTCCCAACTATAAACTTATAACCCCAGCTGTGGTCTCTGAGAGACTGAAGATTCGAGGCTCCCTGGCCAGGGCAGCCCTTCAGGAGCTCCTTAGTAAAG GACTTATCAAACTGGTTTCAAAGCACAGAGCTCAAGTAATTTACACCAGAAATACCAAGGGTGGAGATGCTCCAGCTGCTGGTGAAGATGCATGA
- the TRAPPC4 gene encoding trafficking protein particle complex subunit 4 isoform X2 — protein sequence MAIFSVYVVNKAGGLIYQLDSYAPRAEAEKTFSYPLDLLLKLHDERVLVAFGQRDGIRGIKFVVLADPRQAGIDSLLRKIYEIYSDFALKNPFYSLEMPIRCELFDQNLKLALEVAEKAGTFGPGS from the exons ATGGCGATCTTTAGTGTGTATGTGGTGAACAAAGCTGGCGGCTTGATTTACCAGTTGGACAGCTACGCGCCacgggctgaggctgagaaaacTTTCAGTTACCCGCTGGATCTGCTGCTCAAGCTACACGATGAGCGTGTGTTGGTTGCTTTCGGCCAGCGGGACGGCATTCGAG GGATCAAGTTTGTGGTTCTAGCAGATCCTAGGCAAGCTGGAATAGATTCTCTTCTCCGAAAGATTTATGAGATTTACTCAGACTTTGCCCTCAAGAATCCATTCTACTCCTTAGAAATGCCCATCAG GTGTGAGCTCTTTGACCAGAACCTGAAGCTAGCTCTGGAGGTGGCAGAGAAGGCTGGAACTTTTGGACCTGGGTCATAG
- the CCDC84 gene encoding coiled-coil domain-containing protein 84 yields MAPAQRCPLCRQTFFCGRGHVYSRKHQRQLKEALERLLPQVEAARKAIRAAQVERYVPEHERCCWCLCCGCEVREHLSHGNLTVLYGGLLEHLASPEHKKATNKFWWENKAEVQMKEKFLVTPQDYARFKKSMVKGLDSYEEKEDEVIKEMAAQIREVEQSRQEVVRSVLEPQAVPDPQEGSSAPRSWKGMNSQVTSSSQQPSNLDLPPAPELDWMETGPSLTFIGHQDIPGVGNIHSGATPPWMIQDEEYIAGNQEIGPSYEEFLKEKEKQKLKKLPPDRVGANFDHSSRTSAGWLPSFGRVWNNGRRWQSRHQFKTEAAAMKQSHTEKS; encoded by the exons ATGGCGCCGGCGCAGCGCTGCCCTCTGTGCCGCCAGACCTTCTTCTGTGGTCGCGGGCACGTTTACAGCCGCAAGCACCAGCGGCAGCTGAAGGAGGCTTTGGAGAGGCTCCTGCCCCAG GTGGAGGCGGCCCGCAAGGCCATCCGCGCCGCTCAGGTGGAGCGTTATGTGCCCGAACACGAGCGATGCTGCTGGTGCCTGTGCTGCGGCTGTGAGGTGCGGGAACACCTGAGCCATGGAAACCTGACGGTGCTGTACGGGGGGCTGCTGGAGCATCTGGCCAG CCCAGAGCACAAGAAGGCAACCAACAAATTCTGGTGGGAGAACAAAGCTGAGGTCCAGATGAAAGAGAAGTTTCTGGTCACTCCCCAGGATTATGCAAG ATTCAAGAAATCCATGGTGAAAGGTCTGGATTCCTATGAAGAAAAGGAGGATGAGGTGATCAAGGAG ATGGCAGCTCAGATCCGTGAGGTGGAGCAGAGCCGACAGGAGGTGGTTCGGTCTGTCTTAGAG CCTCAGGCAGTGCCAGACCCACAAGAGGGCTCTTCAGCACCTAGAAGCTGGAAAGGGATGAACAG CCAAGTAACTTCCAGCTCACAGCAGCCCTCAAACTTGGACCTGCCACCAGCTCCAGAGCTTGACTGGATGGAGACAGGACCATCTCTGACATTCATTGGCCATCAG GATATACCAGGAGTTGGTAACATCCACTCAG gtgccACACCTCCCTGGATGATCCAAGATGAAGAATACATTGCTGGGAACCAAGAAATAGGACCATCCTATGAAGAATTTCTTAAAGAAA AGGAAAAACAGAAGTTGAAAAAACTCCCCCCAGACCGAGTTGGGGCCAACTTTGATCACAGCTCCAGGACCAGTGCAGGCTGGCTGCCCTCTTTTGGCCGCGTCTGGAATAATGGACGCCGCTGGCAGTCCAG aCATCAATTCAAAACTGAAGCTGCAGCAATGAAGCAGTCACATACAGAAAAAAGCTAA
- the TRAPPC4 gene encoding trafficking protein particle complex subunit 4 isoform X3 yields MAGTRLTGKRCWSIWVTLLITRCPFDLAGPASLLMRSSCWPPCSTRIKFVVLADPRQAGIDSLLRKIYEIYSDFALKNPFYSLEMPIRCELFDQNLKLALEVAEKAGTFGPGS; encoded by the exons ATGGCAGGTACACGGCTGACGGGAAAGAGGTGCTGGAGTATCTGGGTAACCCTGCTAATTACCCGGTGTCCATTCGATTTGGCCGGCCCCGCCTCACTTCTAATGAGAAGCTCATGCTGGCCTCCATGTTCCACTC GGATCAAGTTTGTGGTTCTAGCAGATCCTAGGCAAGCTGGAATAGATTCTCTTCTCCGAAAGATTTATGAGATTTACTCAGACTTTGCCCTCAAGAATCCATTCTACTCCTTAGAAATGCCCATCAG GTGTGAGCTCTTTGACCAGAACCTGAAGCTAGCTCTGGAGGTGGCAGAGAAGGCTGGAACTTTTGGACCTGGGTCATAG
- the TRAPPC4 gene encoding trafficking protein particle complex subunit 4 isoform X1, producing MAIFSVYVVNKAGGLIYQLDSYAPRAEAEKTFSYPLDLLLKLHDERVLVAFGQRDGIRVGHAVLAINGMDVNGRYTADGKEVLEYLGNPANYPVSIRFGRPRLTSNEKLMLASMFHSLFAIGSQLSPEQGSSGIEMLETDTFKLHCYQTLTGIKFVVLADPRQAGIDSLLRKIYEIYSDFALKNPFYSLEMPIRCELFDQNLKLALEVAEKAGTFGPGS from the exons ATGGCGATCTTTAGTGTGTATGTGGTGAACAAAGCTGGCGGCTTGATTTACCAGTTGGACAGCTACGCGCCacgggctgaggctgagaaaacTTTCAGTTACCCGCTGGATCTGCTGCTCAAGCTACACGATGAGCGTGTGTTGGTTGCTTTCGGCCAGCGGGACGGCATTCGAG TGGGTCATGCAGTGCTGGCCATCAATGGCATGGACGTGAATGGCAGGTACACGGCTGACGGGAAAGAGGTGCTGGAGTATCTGGGTAACCCTGCTAATTACCCGGTGTCCATTCGATTTGGCCGGCCCCGCCTCACTTCTAATGAGAAGCTCATGCTGGCCTCCATGTTCCACTC GCTCTTTGCCATCGGCTCCCAGCTGTCTCCTGAACAGGGAAGCTCAGGCATTGAGATGCTGGAGACAGACACATTCAAACTGCACTGCTACCAGACACTGACAG GGATCAAGTTTGTGGTTCTAGCAGATCCTAGGCAAGCTGGAATAGATTCTCTTCTCCGAAAGATTTATGAGATTTACTCAGACTTTGCCCTCAAGAATCCATTCTACTCCTTAGAAATGCCCATCAG GTGTGAGCTCTTTGACCAGAACCTGAAGCTAGCTCTGGAGGTGGCAGAGAAGGCTGGAACTTTTGGACCTGGGTCATAG